The Aerococcus loyolae genome contains the following window.
GCTTCAAGATCATGGGTGACTCCTTCCTGACTAGCGGAAATATAGTCCTGTAAAAGTTGGTAGGCAGCGCCAGAATCAATGATTTGACGGGCCAGTTCAATTCCTGCGTCTAGGCTATCGACTTTTCTAGCAGCGTAGAGACCAGCTGCGGCATTGAGGAGGGTGATGTCCCGTTTGGCGCCGTGTTCTTGGCCGGTTAGGATGTCGATAGTGATTTGGGCGTTGTCTGCTGGCGTTCCGCCGACAATGTCAGCTTTTTGGTAGTTAGGGAAACCGTAGTCTTCCGGTTTGATGGTGAAGCTTTCTTCATAGTCACAGTCGAAGAAGAGGGCGGAAGTCGGTGCGGAGATAGAGATTTCATCCATCCCGTCTTGGCCGTAAATTACTAGTCCGCGTTCAACCCCTAAGTTCTTAATGACCTTGGCCATGGGGTGGATCAGGTCTTCTTGGTAGACCCCCAGTACTTGGTATTTGGGTTTGGCCGGATTAGTGATGGGACCTAGGATATTGAAAATCGTTTTAATCCCCAAGTCTTGCCGGACCCCGCTAACATTTTTCATAGAGAGGTGGTAGTTTTGGGCAAAGAGGAAGCAGATACCGACTTGGTCAAGTAATTGATTGGCTAGGTCAGGATCCTGGTAGAGGTTGATGCCTAGCGCTTCAATACAGTCCGCCGCACCGGATTTAGAAGAGGCTGACCGGTTACCGTGTTTGGTAACGGGGACGCCAGCTGCGGCAATAATTAGGGAAGCGGTCGTTGAAATATTGAAGGAATAGGATTGGTCGCCACCGGTTCCGACAATTTCTAAGGTATCCCGTTGCGTATCGATACTTTTGGCTTGGTCACGCATGGCCGCTGCAGATCCTGCGATTTCTTGGTCACTGGCGCCTTTGATGGCTAGGGCGGTCAGGTAGGCAGCCATTTGCGCTTGGCTGACTTGGCCAGACATCATGGCCTTAACCGCTTGGTAGGATTCTTGGTAAGATAAGTCTTGATGATTAATTAATTGTTCGATTGCTGCTTTCATAATGTTCTCTCCTTTTTAGCTCTTGATAGACAAAAAACTTGCCCTTATAACTAACTTCATTGCTGATTAGTTATAAGGACAAGTTGTTTAACCTGCGGTACCACCTTGATTGGCATCCCTTGATGCCCACTTAGGAGCGGTCACTCTGATGACCACCCGGCTGCTGATAACGCCAGCCTTGCGTCTTGCTTCTCGCTTTAGTTAAAGCCCTTGACAAGCCTTCCAAAGGTCCATCGCTAAGGCCAACTAAACGTCTCCCATCAACACGTTCTTGCTTTAAGTTAGCTACTTAGCTATTCCTTCGTCATAAGTTTGATTTGCAAATAAAAAAGCGTTTATCCATAAAACATTAAAAAGTTAATGTTCTAAGGACAAGCGCTTTTCAACCTGCGGTGCCACCTTAATTGATCGCCTGGACGATCCTCTCGAGATAAGCCAAGCAGCTTATCCCTTAACCCAGCTAACGGGGGTCAATCCGTTATGGCTACTCTCCAGTTCACCATACCCTCCAAGGCCCATCCATTAAACTAATCAGACGCTCTCACCCTTCGTCCTCGCTAATGATTAGTGGATTAATGTTACTTCCTCTTTAACGGTTTCTCGATTTCATCCATCATAGCCAAGTCTATTGATAAAAGCAAGATAAATTTAATATTTGTGAATTT
Protein-coding sequences here:
- the trpD gene encoding anthranilate phosphoribosyltransferase is translated as MKAAIEQLINHQDLSYQESYQAVKAMMSGQVSQAQMAAYLTALAIKGASDQEIAGSAAAMRDQAKSIDTQRDTLEIVGTGGDQSYSFNISTTASLIIAAAGVPVTKHGNRSASSKSGAADCIEALGINLYQDPDLANQLLDQVGICFLFAQNYHLSMKNVSGVRQDLGIKTIFNILGPITNPAKPKYQVLGVYQEDLIHPMAKVIKNLGVERGLVIYGQDGMDEISISAPTSALFFDCDYEESFTIKPEDYGFPNYQKADIVGGTPADNAQITIDILTGQEHGAKRDITLLNAAAGLYAARKVDSLDAGIELARQIIDSGAAYQLLQDYISASQEGVTHDLEAVSLT